Proteins from one Plasmodium cynomolgi strain B DNA, chromosome 10, whole genome shotgun sequence genomic window:
- a CDS encoding RAP protein (putative) produces the protein MNSFDLEKYSKHNEPVSSENFSPNFQSAYYSAKSTSGKPSANHSNIIINQELVNALSVEELFDVLNKHSEKAKTDAEKRKVFNEVNIVTAYHRIAKHVKNKNYCWRGEGRGRQGGTASSDFDPVTFSLFETSIYALMKQTLLTNAPVIPKHVANIAWASAILSNREVDIWKNIKKRFFENINNFKAQEISIILWSFSAIKFELITTKEEFISVHNCLSKYLKERKFKAQEFSNVIWAIATSSCCNYDLLISLYNYGLDIFDSLLLKDVATILYSLSIFAADSANKDILHVIRENHLTKFGLEEDYLTISKLNPDPTNGSKNTFGKNLTYFERTGGDSHGDSHADSHGDSHADSHGDSHADSHADSHADITINSLVTENTASDKKYAAFLLFENFLLYSLERIAKEKDKMTMRTWSSIFWPCANVGLGLYRDVPAQHRLRYYRCGVQGSGVQGSGDQGSGDQGSGDQGSGVQGSGDQGNALYGNGEANSDPRTDDPEEAAPPPNCKPYVHIIDGEYVFPLMEEDPHQEVLCPQLNQKEMADLGIGVPLDIYNRKENKVSHSPSHNTHVKTWDGNHFEETNRQAVERSDTMEVNGLEETYNGHQSSDTNNNLHREDPNETQHVDLPISEMNKPVWNSPLGGSTPTSVGEKSPEEEPHQQRSNPMGGQIDEHKYADFMNHLSEKKEEKKEEKEEEKKERKKRKKKKKKKKKKKRRRRRKFI, from the exons ATGAACAGCTTCGACCTCGAGAAGTACAGCAAGCACAACGAGCCAGTAAGTAGTGAAAACTTCTCCCCAAATTTTCAGTCCGCTTACTACTCCGCCAAAAGTACGTCCGGAAAACCCAGCGCTAATCACTCGAACATAATAATTAATCAGGAGTTAGTCAATGCCCTGTCGGTCGAAGAGCTCTTTGACGTCCTTAACAAGCACAGTGAAAAAGCCAAAACGGacgcagaaaaaagaaaggttTTTAATGAGGTCAACATTGTGACGGCTTATCACCGTATAGCCAAACAtgtgaagaataaaaattactgCTGGAGGGGAGAAGGCAGGGGGAGACAGGGGGGGACAGCAAGCAGCGACTTCGACCCGGTGACCTTCAGCCTCTTCGAGAC CAGCATCTACGCACTGATGAAGCAAACCCTACTCACCAACGCGCCCGTAATCCCAAAGCACGTGGCGAACATCGCATGGGCGTCAGCCATCCTATCCAACCGAGAAGTAGacatatggaaaaatataaaaaaaagatttttcgAGAATATCAACAATTTCAAGGCACAAGAAATTTCTATCATCCTTTGGTCCTTCAGCGCAATCAAGTTCGAACTCATTACCACCAAGGAGGAGTTTATCTCTGTGCATAACTGCTTgtcaaaatatttaaaagaacGCAAATTTAAGGCCCAAGAATTTAGCAACGTCATTTGGGCCATCGCAACATCCAGCTGTTGTAACTACGATCTGTTAATAAGCCTGTACAATTATGGCCTGGATATTTTTGATTCTCTTCTACTGAAGGATGTAGCTACCATTTTGTATAGTCTCTCTATTTTTGCAGCTGACTCTGCTAATAAGGATATTCTCCATGTCATTAGGGAGAACCATCTGACAAAATTTGGCCTAGAGGAAGACTACCTAACGATTAGTAAACTTAACCCGGATCCCACAAATGGGTCGAAAAATACATTCGGAAAAAATTTGACCTATTTTGAACGAACCGGTGGGGACTCACATGGGGACTCTCATGCGGACTCACACGGGGACTCACATGCGGACTCACACGGGGACTCACATGCGGACTCCCATGCGGACTCTCACGCGGACATCACCATTAACAGTTTAGTGACGGAGAACACAGCTAGCGATAAAAAGTACGCGGCCTTTCTCctgtttgaaaattttttgttatactCGCTGGAGAGGATTGCcaaggagaaggacaaaatgacTATGCGGACATGGTCCAGCATTTTTTGGCCCTGCGCGAATGTCGGCTTGGGTCTCTACAGGGACGTCCCCGCGCAGCACAGGTTGCGCTACTACCGGTGTGGCGTTCAGGGAAGTGGCGTTCAGGGAAGTGGCGACCAGGGAAGTGGCGACCAGGGAAGTGGCGACCAGGGAAGTGGCGTTCAGGGAAGTGGCGACCAGGGGAACGCCCTTTACGGGAACGGGGAGGCAAACTCGGACCCCCGAACGGATGACCCCGAGGAAGCCGCTCCGCCCCCCAACTGCAAGCCGTATGTCCACATCATCGACGGGGAGTATGTGTTCCCCCTGATGGAGGAGGACCCGCACCAGGAGGTATTATGCCCCCAGTTGAACCAGAAAGAAATGGCAGACCTTGGAATAGGCGTCCCTCTAGACATATACAACAGGAAGGAGAACAAAGTGAGTCATTCCCCCTCACATAACACTCACGTGAAAACATGGGATGGTAATCATTTCGAGGAGACGAACCGTCAAGCAGTGGAGAGAAGTGACACTATGGAAGTGAACGGATTGGAGGAAACGTACAATGGGCATCAGTCTAGTGATACGAATAACAATCTCCATAGGGAGGATCCAAACGAAACACAACACGTTGACTTACCAATCAGCGAAATGAACAAACCGGTTTGGAACTCCCCCCTTGGAGGTAGCACACCAACCAGTGTAGGGGAAAAGAGCCCAGAAGAGGAACCACACCAACAGAGAAGTAACCCCATGGGGGGACAAATAGACGAGCACAAATATGCAGACTTTATGAATCAcctaagtgaaaaaaaagaagaaaaaaaagaagaaaaagaagaagaaaaaaaagaaagaaaaaaaagaaagaaaaaaaaaaagaagaaaaagaaaaaaaaaagaagaagaagaagaaagttTATATAA
- a CDS encoding hypothetical protein (putative) — MGRSGKRGRSGKGGRSGKGGRSGKRGRSGRLVGITNSICMGGQKNRSGGDTHARDENEEGEEESPVRSLLVFDEITNTWNILWKYGSVSIIKSYSIDGEGSASRHVALNDLQSINNLYDEVTTGVDYVSREEKWDLMKRKIYKKFGENYFFLDKDGDGMNGIMSGRKSEELQRDKSGRGVESIGEVVSKMGKKLREAHNGGIRVKCEQVCDMAHDAKGGNGNSLSIERGSEKSLSIERGNVNSVSTERGNVNSLSIERGNVNSLSIERGSVIPFGQSPSECPSLKYEQEKRFRKGEQREKRGRNSVGGFGQGKEGALQTGDMEETTTKQSKGENGLTSKNPAAEVATPNEEERRELLRRRQENKLKEQLERKERKIRREEEKEKKMRMREEKKRMREEKKKMKEQERIKRREEKVNLRKMRKLEKWENLERLRRWKRMEKLEKMERLGRLGRRERLERQERLEKVDLMGRQERLDKVDRVDRVDLADRANLADRANLADLADRADLADRADLADRADLADRADLADRVDSAENLKSVKPIIGEGNSFKGNSFASKPNSAPGKDEGSCPDRSSQLGGETYCTPDYIASVVKTSLQDEEKKRLFLEKKQKVLKVMRKSVHVQGRVYLDVGYGDEASGDGESEWGEGGVDDGVDDGVDDGVDDGVDDEVNGVVDGVVDSVVHGGGDECHKFGDGASPRKAGSWVVSWVLYGRTCRKRFPIEDYGFEKARQMAEEYKRERVNFILNSVSEYDTYVREVLSSGPEEGGASCAWSAGSSGESVEEVAEWDARRGGPEIHHRQLIEFCCELLKNPVSEEQWKNKVKWIQNKKSWNIEIIKKQQNKFIREKIYYSEEKYGYIIGKCVAVYDYLNAEHNLLKNYFDVNVDNLQYDNKRHAWKISGYVPNQLNKKNYYFDVGVYGWMYSRKLGLLLAIYLNTRRPLRGGEEMMLGRSCSLVKDLQEDSVERRRFLFRENSGGEEGHFKKVAPKFRDYVKGADFRSSGRQLDLVPCKEKRVKYFHANGVAEHTSKECARGIEVEVGDSSAATGDFSAATGDSPAAIGDPSAATSEGKGSPISGIASNPGEEEKRGYSNAPCGPPDRASEDGQPVKMDRGSRGGEDNRDGRDGRDRREEQAKRGRKRRKKAKGDDERVPSCSTDDEDATNKRRQSKNEEKKIKSKTITENGTDLKKFYETVHNRKYCQLKEMHTCSEKELLNFLSNDNDRALFLMEDIHIQGEDEYYLINILENYYYYNLCRKMLKVRKRLFM; from the exons atggggagaagtggCAAAAGGGGTAGAAGTGGCAAAGGGGGTAGAAGTGGCAAAGGGGGTAGAAGTGGCAAAAGGGGTAGAAGTGGCAGATTGGTAGGAATCACAAACAGCATATGCAtggggggacaaaaaaacCGATCCGGGGGTGACACCCACGCGAGAGACGAGaacgaagaaggagaagaagaatccCCCGTGAGAAGCCTGCTAGTGTTCGACGAAATTACGAACACATGGAACATCCTGTGGAAGTACGGGAGCGTATCGATTATAAAAAGCTACAGCATAGATGGCGAGGGCTCTGCATCTAGGCATGTAGCCCTGAACGATCTGCAAAGCATTAACAACCTGTATGATGAGGTGACCACTGGTGTGGACTACGTCAGTCGTGAGGAGAAGTGGGATCTCATGAAacgaaaaatttacaaaaaatttggagaaaattacttttttttagacAAGGACGGTGATGGGATGAATGGAATAATGAGCGGGAGGAAATCGGAAGAGTTGCAACGAGATAAATCAGGCAGGGGTGTTGAATCCATCGGGGAAGTTGTCtcgaaaatgggaaagaagcTAAGGGAGGCACACAATGGTGGGATCCGTGTTAAGTGTGAACAGGTTTGCGATATGGCTCATGATGCAAAAGGTGGAAATGGGAACAGTCTGAGCATCGAACGGGGAAGTGAGAAAAGTCTGAGCATCGAACGGGGAAATGTGAACAGTGTGAGCACCGAACGGGGAAATGTGAACAGTCTGAGCATCGAACGGGGAAATGTGAACAGTCTGAGCATCGAACGGGGGAGTGTTATTCCATTTGGCCAATCACCAAGTGAGTGTCCATCTCTCAAATACGAACAGGAGAAGAGGTTTagaaaaggtgaacaaaGGGAGAAGAGGGGTCGAAACAGTGTAGGGGGTTTTGGGCAAGGAAAAGAAGGCGCCTTACAGACAGGCGACATGGAAGAGACCACAACGAAGCAGtcgaagggggaaaacggACTGACCTCGAAGAACCCCGCAGCAGAAGTGGCAACGCCAAATGAGGAGGAACGGAGAGAACTGCTTCGAAGAAGacaggaaaataaattgaagGAACAGCTAGAGcggaaggaaaggaaaataagaagagaggaagaaaaggaaaaaaagatgcgaatgagggaggagaaaaagagaatgcgagaagaaaaaaaaaagatgaaagagcaggaaaggataaaaaggagggaggaaaaagttAACTTAAGAAAGATGAGGAAGttggaaaaatgggaaaatctGGAGAGGCTGAGGAGGTGGAAAAGGATGGAAAAGTTGGAGAAGATGGAGAGGCTGGGGAGGTTGGGAAGGCGGGAGAGGCTGGAGAGGCAGGAAAGGCTAGAAAAGGTGGACTTGATGGGGAGGCAGGAAAGGCTAGACAAGGTTGACCGGGTTGATCGGGTTGACCTGGCTGATCGGGCTAACCTGGCTGATCGGGCTAACCTGGCTGACCTGGCTGATCGGGCTGACCTGGCTGATCGGGCTGACCTGGCTGATCGGGCTGACCTGGCTGATCGGGCTGACCTGGCTGACCGGGTTGACAGCGCGGAGAATCTGAAGAGCGTGAAGCCCATCATTGGAGAGGGGAACTCCTTTAAAGGGAACTCTTTTGCAAGCAAGCCCAATTCCGCCCCTGGAAAAGACGAAGGCAGTTGCCCGGACCGTTCCAGCCAGCTGGGGGGGGAGACCTACTGCACCCCAGACTACATCGCCAGTGTTGTGAAAACGTCACTACAGgatgaggaaaagaagagacTCTTCctggagaagaagcaaaaagtgCTGAAGGTAATGCGGAAGAGTGTTCATGTCCAGGGGCGAGTGTATTTGGACGTGGGATACGGTGATGAGGCAAGTGGGGACGGGGAGAGCGAATGGGGAGAAGGCGGGGTAGACGACGGGGTAGACGACGGGGTAGACGACGGGGTAGACGACGGGGTAGACGACGAGGTAAACGGCGTGGTAGACGGCGTGGTAGATAGCGTGGTACACGGCGGGGGCGATGAGTGCCACAAATTCGGAGATGGCGCGTCTCCGAGGAAGGCAGGCAGCTGGGTAGTCTCGTGGGTCCTCTACGGAAGGACTTGCAGGAAGAGGTTCCCGATTGAAGACTACGGTTTTGAGAAAGCCAGGCAGATGGCGGAGGAGTACAAAAGGGAGCGAGTGAACTTTATTTTGAATAGCGTCTCTGAATATGATACCTACGTTAGGGAAGTTCTGAGCAGTGGTCCGGAGGAGGGAGGTGCGTCGTGCGCGTGGAGTGCGGGGAGCTCAGGCGAGTCGGTGGAGGAGGTGGCCGAATGGGACGCGCGAAGAGGTGGACCGG AGATACACCACCGACAGCTGATTGAGTTCTGCTGCGAACTCCTAAAAAACCCAGTGAGCGAAGAgcagtggaaaaataaagtaaaatggatccaaaataaaaaaagctgGAATattgaaattataaaaaaacaacaaaataaattcattagagaaaaaatttattattcagaagaaaaatatggcTACATAATTGGCAAGTGTGTGGCTGTGTATGATTACCTTAACGCAGAACACAaccttttgaaaaattatttcgatGTGAATGTAGATAACTTACAATATGATAATAAAAGACATGCGTGGAAAATATCTGGATACGTTCCTAATCagctgaacaaaaaaaattattattttgatgTGGGTGTGTATGGATGGATGTACTCGAGGAAGTTGGGTCTGTTGTTGGCAATTTATTTGAATACAAGAAGACCTCTTCGAGGAGGTGAGGAGATGATGTTAGGTAGGAGTTGTTCTTTGGTGAAGGATCTTCAGGAAGACTCCGTGGAGAGGAGAAGATTCCTTTTTCGAGAAAATagtggaggggaagaaggtcACTTTAAAAAGGTGGCACCTAAATTTCGTGATTATGTGAAAGGGGCAGACTTCCGCTCATCCGGTAGGCAGCTTGACCTTGTCCCTTGCAAGGAAAAGCgcgtaaaatattttcatgcGAATGGAGTTGCGGAACACACATCGAAGGAGTGCGCGCGGGGTATTGAAGTAGAAGTAGGCGATTCCTCTGCTGCTACAGGCGATTTCTCTGCTGCTACAGGCGATTCCCCTGCTGCTATAGGCGATCCCTCTGCTGCTACAAGCGAGGGGAAGGGGTCACCAATTAGCGGCATCGCATCCAACCccggggaggaagaaaaaaggggctaCTCGAATGCGCCTTGTGGGCCTCCGGATCGAGCTTCGGAAGATGGTCAGCCTGTGAAAATGGATCGGGggagcagggggggggaggacaaTCGCGATGGTCGCGATGGGCGCGATAGGCGAGAGGAACAGGCCAAGCGAGGGCGGAAGCGAAGGAAGAAGGCGAAGGGAGATGATGAGAGAGTCCCGAGTTGCTCAACTGATGATGAGGATGCGACAAACAAAAGGAGACAatccaaaaatgaagaaaaaaaaataaaaagtaaaacaatCACGGAGAACGGAACGGAcctaaaaaaattctacGAGACGGTCCACAACAGAAAGTATTGCCAACTGAAggaaatgcacacatgtagtGAGAAGGAGTTGTTAAATTTTCTCTCCAATGATAACGACAGAGCCTTGTTCTTGATGGAAGATATACACATCCAAGGAGAGGACGAATATTATTTGATcaacattttggaaaattattACTACTACAACTTGTGTCGGAAAATGCTGAAAGTGAGGAAGAGACTGTtcatgtga
- a CDS encoding proteasome subunit beta type 1 (putative): MEILPLSDHSGEKKPEEREAAVEHGRGFKRWNPYVDNGGTVIGVTGKDYVILAADTRLSLSYSIYTRHCPKISKLTDKCIIGSSGMQSDIKTLHSLLKKKIELFVLEHAHYPDIHVIARLLCVILYSRRFFPYYTFNLLAGVSNENKGVLYNYDAIGSYCEATHSCVGSGSALILPILDNRMEQKNQLIKNLNFNLRDDIDFVKDAITSATERDIYTGDKTEIYIIDHMGVNTTTLELKQD; this comes from the exons ATGGAAATCCTGCCGCTAAGTGACCACTCAGGAGAGAAGAAACCAGAGGAGAGGGAAGCCGCAGTGGAACATGGCCGCGGGTTCAAGCGATGGAACCCTTATGTCGACAATGGAGG AACCGTTATCGGAGTGACCGGCAAGGACTACGTCATCTTGGCCGCAGACACAAGACTCTCCCTGTCCTACTCAATTTACACGAGACACTGTCCCAAAATATCAAAACT AACGGATAAATGCATTATCGGCTCCTCTGGGATGCAGTCCGACATCAAGACGCTGCACTCATTGCTGAAG aaaaaaattgaactcTTCGTGCTGGAGCACGCGCACTACCCGGACATTCACGTCATAGCGAGGCTGCTCTGCGTGATTCTCTACAGCAGACGGTTTTTCCCCTACTACACGTTTAACCTGTTGGCGGGAGTGAGTAACGAAAACAAAGGAGTTCTTTACAATTACGATGCCATTGGATCCTACTGCGAAGCAACACACTCCTGTGTTGGAAGCGGATCGGCACTGATCCTTCCAATATTAGACAACCGAATGGAACAGAAGAACCAGCTAATCAAAAACCTAAACTTCAACTTGCGGGACGACATCGATTTTGTTAAGGATGCTATTACGTCAGCCACGGAGAGGGACATATACACAGGAGACAAAACAGAGATCTACATTATCGACCACATGGGTGTCAACACCACCACGCTGGAGCTGAAGCAGGATTAG
- a CDS encoding hypothetical protein (putative), giving the protein MDCTHLYAGGLSSSPHFFRSDGDLQSVKKHFSCFAESEKMNYPLEVGIPKVKKQRRRYENVFDRLTDENFYTGMYKQKFDTLRSRAASKGTCSNVNLNHLLTQGGDSTEQRPPPIWGKEQEQQQEKCRTCKMCRTSKTCVVTAGTLGVQKYGIQIAPPKNIWLFRNGDEHHNGLLFLVKPHTRNWKSLLSEITKVLDPTIGPVRTIYNANFRQVHRVEELNDGEKYLCTSGEPPARVDRLTRFLSRWVMHGNDPHAG; this is encoded by the coding sequence ATGGATTGCACGCACCTGTATGCCGGTGGGTTGAGTAGCAGTCCGCACTTTTTTCGTAGTGATGGCGACTTACAATCTGTCAAGAAGCACTTCTCCTGCTTTGccgaaagtgaaaaaatgaattatccCCTGGAGGTAGGCATTCCcaaggtgaagaagcagaggagAAGGTACGAAAACGTATTTGACCGATTGACGGATGAGAACTTTTACACAGGAATGTACAAGCAAAAATTTGATACGTTAAGGAGCAGGGCCGCCTCGAAAGGGACTTGCTCAAATGTTAACCTTAACCACCTACTGACGCAGGGAGGTGACTCAACCGAACAGCGCCCACCGCCCATTTGGGGGAaggagcaggagcagcagcaggagaaGTGCAGAACTTGCAAAATGTGCAGAACTTCCAAAACGTGCGTAGTTACTGCAGGGACGCTGGGGGTGCAAAAGTATGGAATTCAAATCGCACCGCCCAAAAACATTTGGCTGTTTCGCAACGGAGATGAACACCACAATGGGCTGCTTTTCCTAGTCAAGCCACACACACGCAATTGGAAGTCGCTGCTGAGCGAAATTACCAAAGTGCTGGACCCCACCATTGGACCTGTTCGAACTATCTACAACGCAAACTTTCGCCAGGTGCACAGGGTAGAGGAGCTGAACGATGGGGAGAAGTACTTGTGTACATCTGGGGAGCCCCCTGCGCGCGTGGACAGGCTGACTCGCTTCCTCAGTCGCTGGGTGATGCACGGCAATGACCCCCATGCGGGGTAG
- a CDS encoding zinc finger protein (putative), with amino-acid sequence MTSNPLGTDISFLDKNLTQIFRDSEEWLTLEYLLQMNVRTSRVRLVQAWHLSPVHLINKFEKKNSNKLVLKSFIDVSSLDMDNSIQDVCTRGFSVSRRGLRLSVGNFNIPGFPLTSLDAGRAIVNPNELEGETDSTYKAKKTLRNILKHSETVLLSGERSVFEFFLCDVGVGLSLSVSEKDAEMYNRDTVPIEYDSIFIDKQKVSALDHSLTVHYSNKDEQQGNGISRGVSNREDEKSEKINLALGGDTMASCGVLPHYTFHHEYIIFDNSQLLPRYLIQFECDPNGEEHFSLPLCDYCGNAPSVFYCESDEVKLCAKCDHIIHTQNKLVKKHIRKTLNEAQTISGKCKIHVQERVNMFCTICHLPICNKCVSSHAHTDLCGENFPWLIKKNDAIISLNLAYKAIIKHSAIPSNLVKGEKKKLNDVLKKVDKLYEQVRSNIKDAEKHVYSILEDVIKQLHVITDHKMCTVLSEEYELKRQFCEIAWNENFLYYLQTVLPPADFMNAWLKHCLVREEIERNSGHAEKPNALVFPDMCIRGNINVVTEESARHAGEKQH; translated from the exons ATGACGTCGAACCCGCTAGGAACGGACATAAGCTTTTTGGACAAAAATTTGACGCAGATATTTCGAGACTCGGAAGAATGGCTAACGCTGGAGTACCTGTTACAAATGAATGTGCGGACGTCAAGGGTCCGACTGGTGCAGGCATGGCACCTGTCTCCTGTCCACCtgataaataaatttgagaaaaagaatTCGAATAAGTTGGTTTTGAAAAGCTTTATTGATGTATCGTCTCTGGACATGGATAACTCCATCCAGGACGTCTGCACGCGTGGTTTTTCCGTGTCGCGCAGGGGGCTGCGCCTCTCCGTGGGGAATTTCAA CATCCCGGGATTCCCCCTAACCTCCCTGGACGCGGGGCGCGCAATAGTGAACCCAAACGAGCTGGAGGGAGAGACAGACTCAACGTACAAGGCGAAGAAAACTCTGAGGAACATCCTAAAGCACAGCGAAACGGTGTTGCTATCAGGAGAGAGAAGCGTATTCGAGTTTTTCCTATGTGATGTGGGTGTAGGTCTCTCTCTATCTGTGAGTGAAAAGGACGCAGAAATGTACAATAGAGATACAGTGCCAATAGAATATGACAGCATTTTTATTGACAAGCAGAAAGTGAGTGCATTGGATCACTCGTTGACAGTCCATTATAGCAATAAGGATGAACAGCAAGGTAACGGTATCTCGAGGGGGGTGTCCAATCGAGAGGATGAAAAGAGCGAAAAGATAAACTTAGCCTTGGGAGGAGACACCATGGCATCATGCGGAGTGCTCCCACATTACACATTCCATCACGAGtacatcatttttgataACTCCCAGTTGTTACCTCGTTACTTAATACAATTTGAATGTGACCCAAACGGAGAAGAACATTTCAGTCTGCCCTTATGTGACTACTGTGGAAACGCACCATCTGTATTTTATTGTGAATCGGATGAGGTCAAATTATGTGCAAAGTGTGATCATAttatacacacacaaaataAGCTTGTGAAGAAGCACATCCGGAAGACGCTCAACGAAGCACAGACCATATCTGGGAAATGCAAAATCCATGTACAGGAACGTGTAAATATGTTTTGCACAATTTGTCATTTGCCCATATGCAATAAATGCGTTTCGAGTCATGCACACACAGATTTATGTGGAGAGAATTTCCCCtggttaattaaaaaaaacgatgcaATAATTTCACTTAATTTAGCTTATAAAGCCATCATAAAACATAGCGCCATTCCTTCAAATTTGgtcaaaggagaaaaaaaaaaattaaatgatgtGTTGAAAAAAGTCGATAAATtgtatgaacaagtcaggtcAAATATAAAGGATGCAGAAAAACATGTGTACTCAATTTTAGAAGATGTGATTAAACAGCTACATGTAATTACTGACCATAAAATGTGTACAGTGTTGAGTGAGGAATATGAGTTGAAACGACAGTTTTGCGAAATTGCATGGAACGAAAATTTTCTGTATTATCTCCAAACAGTGTTACCTCCAGCCGATTTTATGAACGCCTGGCTTAAGCACTGCTTGGTGCGAGAAGAAATTGAAAGGAACTCGGGGCACGCGGAGAAGCCGAACGCGCTCGTGTTCCCCGACATGTGCATTCGGGGGAATATCAACGTCGTCACGGAGGAGTCTGCGCGCCACGCGGGGGAGAAACAGCACTAA
- a CDS encoding hypothetical protein (putative) has product MTRHSKNNTANPIFTYHERKKVSDVGTLKERLGKDSMRRFEQCWICLRSAETPKEEQKNLLDISNNFWLARNVKVKDLSIKKVKRPSKSLSCPVSGKELKMGDLIAINPEVSQGDDVLGGKESWVCSYSKKNIDHQRAILIKKTGQIIIKVGERHVGERHVGEQHSIFEKFIYGKNTLEGTVGDGDFIELQPGGTAFCSHSNVEKTMYRESLL; this is encoded by the exons ATGACAAGGCATAGCAAAAATAACACCGCCAACCCTATATTCACCTACCATGAAAGGAAGAAGGTATCCG ATGTGGGAACCCTGAAGGAAAGACTCGGGAAAGACTCCATGCGGAGATTCGAGCAGTGCTGGATATGCCTGCGGAGCGCGGAGACACCA aaggaagaacaaaaaaaccTACTAGACATATCAAACAACTTTTGGTTAGCAAGAAACGTAAAGGTGAAGGACTtgagtataaaaaaagtgaagcgTCCATCGAAGAGTTTGTCCTGTCCTGTTAGTGGGAAGGAGCTGAAAATGGGAGATCTAATAGCCATTAACCCGGAGGTGTCGCAGGGAGACGACGTCCTCGGAGGGAA GGAGAGTTGGGTTTGCTCCTACTCCAAGAAGAACATCGATCATCAGAGGGCCATCCTCATCAAAAAAACGGGACAGATTATCATAAAGGTGGGTGAGCGGCATGTGGGTGAGCGGCATGTGGGTGAGCAGCAT tccatttttgaaaagtTCATTTACGGGAAGAACACCCTGGAAGGTACCGTCGGGGATGGGGACTTCATCGAGTTGCAGCCAGGCGGAACGG CCTTCTGCTCGCACAGCAATGTGGAGAAGACCATGTACCGGGAGTCCCTTCTGTGA
- a CDS encoding hypothetical protein (putative): MDSLRRNILKGRLCTTRGIKFQPRDFTKFYAKNHFSTDNDEKSETKGNHTNVKEKKPNGLQIDCEIKSPLKEFLNTDTASRVFVLKYAWKYIKDNNLQNPNTKRKIIPDEKLKNVLEKDEVDMLEVPKLLFRYMSSIKKE; encoded by the coding sequence ATGGACTCCCTCAGAAGGAACATACTAAAGGGGAGACTATGCACCACTCGAGGGATAAAATTCCAACCAAGGGACTTCACCAAATTTTACGCAAAAAATCACTTCAGTACAGACAATGATGAGAAAAGTGAAACAAAAGGGAACCACACAAACgtcaaggaaaaaaaaccaaatggATTACAAATTGACTGCGAAATTAAGAGTCCCTTGAAGGAGTTTTTAAACACGGACACTGCGTCCAGAGTTTTTGTTCTGAAATATGCGTGGAAATACATTAAGGATAATAATTTGCAAAATCCAAAcacaaagaggaaaatcATCCCCGATGAGAAGTTGAAGAATGTGCTCGAAAAGGATGAAGTGGACATGCTGGAGGTTCCCAAGTTGCTGTTCCGCTACATGTCGTCCATAAAGAAGGAGTGA